The Persephonella sp. IF05-L8 genome contains a region encoding:
- a CDS encoding DUF2281 domain-containing protein, with translation MKEINLDKLPEEAKKELMDFYEFLLQKYAKKGLKKQLMKLFLKK, from the coding sequence ATGAAGGAAATAAATTTAGATAAGCTTCCAGAAGAAGCAAAAAAAGAATTAATGGATTTTTATGAATTTTTACTTCAAAAATATGCTAAAAAAGGATTAAAAAAACAGTTGATGAAATTATTCCTAAAAAAGTAA
- a CDS encoding PIN domain-containing protein: MIDKIFVDTNIWLYAFMEQDIEKSQITRKIINSNSEYICLSVQVINEICVNLIKKAFYTEEEIQQLIKNLNDVFEIYSLKLENILLVSQLRIRYSFSYWDSLIVSSALNNECNVLYSENMHHNLMVEGKLKIINPFINDY; the protein is encoded by the coding sequence ATGATAGATAAAATATTTGTTGATACGAATATTTGGTTGTATGCTTTTATGGAGCAAGATATAGAAAAATCACAAATAACCAGGAAAATAATAAACAGCAATAGTGAATATATATGTTTAAGTGTGCAAGTCATAAATGAAATCTGCGTTAATCTCATAAAAAAAGCATTTTATACGGAAGAAGAAATCCAACAATTAATTAAAAATTTAAACGATGTATTTGAAATATATTCTTTAAAACTTGAAAATATTCTACTGGTTTCTCAATTAAGAATAAGATATTCCTTTTCATATTGGGATAGCCTTATCGTTTCCTCTGCTTTAAATAATGAATGCAATGTTTTATATTCAGAGAATATGCATCATAATCTTATGGTAGAAGGCAAACTTAAAATAATCAATCCTTTCATTAATGATTATTAA
- a CDS encoding protoglobin domain-containing protein: MESFEQIKKDFDFTEEDVRNILYLKPVMEKYKDEFIDRFYKFISRFPETSRYLKSEEIIARHQEKLKEWYDDLLSGKYDYRYFQKLYRIGEKHVEIGLPTHYVNASFNFIRRFFIEKINQEFGLSEKRNQLVVSIGKLLDINLDVLTAAYREQELSRYQVMSRFEKVLYSTAKRFSDMLDFALVGALILVALFVVGLFFYDVYQLIFGIVPIDKGILMALGTLLVLWAVSELMQEEIKHLKGGGFAIGAFIGVALAALIRKILIVSLSEEKAIQLLSYGAIVLSLGIVYWLLSKKK, encoded by the coding sequence ATGGAAAGTTTTGAGCAGATTAAAAAAGATTTTGATTTTACAGAAGAAGATGTCAGAAATATTTTGTATCTAAAACCTGTTATGGAAAAATATAAAGACGAATTTATAGATAGATTTTATAAATTTATATCCAGATTTCCAGAAACATCTCGTTATCTTAAATCAGAGGAAATTATTGCCCGTCATCAAGAAAAACTTAAAGAGTGGTATGATGACCTTCTTTCTGGGAAGTATGATTATCGCTATTTCCAAAAACTCTATAGAATTGGCGAGAAACATGTTGAGATAGGTCTTCCAACCCATTATGTTAATGCCTCATTTAACTTTATAAGAAGGTTCTTTATTGAGAAGATTAATCAGGAATTTGGACTATCAGAAAAAAGAAACCAGTTAGTAGTCTCAATAGGAAAATTACTTGATATAAATCTTGATGTTCTAACAGCAGCATATAGAGAACAGGAGCTAAGCCGTTATCAAGTGATGTCAAGGTTTGAAAAAGTCCTTTATTCAACTGCCAAAAGATTTTCAGATATGCTGGATTTTGCTCTGGTAGGAGCATTAATATTGGTTGCTCTATTTGTTGTTGGTTTATTCTTTTATGACGTTTATCAACTGATATTTGGCATTGTTCCAATAGATAAAGGAATTTTAATGGCACTTGGAACACTTCTGGTGTTGTGGGCTGTTTCTGAGCTTATGCAAGAAGAGATAAAACATCTAAAGGGCGGTGGCTTTGCAATAGGTGCTTTTATAGGAGTTGCTCTTGCAGCATTAATTAGAAAAATTTTGATTGTTTCTCTTTCTGAGGAAAAAGCCATACAACTTCTTAGTTATGGGGCTATAGTATTATCTCTTGGTATAGTCTACTGGTTATTATCCAAGAAAAAATAA